In Brienomyrus brachyistius isolate T26 unplaced genomic scaffold, BBRACH_0.4 scaffold53, whole genome shotgun sequence, a single window of DNA contains:
- the LOC125723994 gene encoding transmembrane protein 14C-like, which translates to MPIDWMGYGYSAVIVIGGIVGYAKAGSVPSLAAGLLFGGFAGLGTYKICQNPKHVWLLLATSASLAGVMGFRFLNSGKFMPAGLMAAASLVMLGRTGLGMLQRPHGP; encoded by the exons ATGCCGATTGACTGGATGGGATATGGATACTCCGCTGTGATTGTAATCGGAGGTATTGTGGGATATGCTAAAGCAG GTAGTGTGCCCTCTTTGGCTGCTGGTCTGCTCTTTGGGGGCTTCGCTGGACTTGGTACTTACAAGATATGTCAGAATCCAAAACACGTTTGGCTTCTTCTAG CGACCTCAGCAAGTCTAGCGGGGGTCATGGGATTCCGGTTTTTAAACTCCGGCAAGTTTATGCCAGCAGGCCTGATGGCAGCAGCCAG TCTGGTGATGTTAGGTAGGACTGGACTAGGCATGTTACAGAGACCCCATGGGCCATAG
- the pak1ip1 gene encoding p21-activated protein kinase-interacting protein 1-like isoform X1, translated as MESGLELVAGSYEQILFGYQAQKGEKEWTLKAEFTHHAHTASLSAVAANERYIATGSKDETIQLYDMKNKREHGVLLHHNGTISCLEFYGTSHLLSGAEDGLLCVWSTRKWECLKSIKAHRGQVSFVSVHPSGKLALSVGTDKTLRTWNLIDGRSAFIKNIKQSAHIVMWSPAGDKYVVVVNNKMDIYKLETASVMDTFSCPKRISSITFLSNSVLAVAGDDEVVRLFDTDSKKCVCEFIAHENRVKSLDSCTVGDLCVLVSASNDGFIKLWNVNLEKVMEVPALLGKVNTTARLTCLSVWQPGPQGECTAEQDVTSQASTTATEPKRRKKEIVFTEEVVIEEPSCTKRVKTRGGEKKKKQKN; from the exons ATGGAGTCCGGGCTGGAGCTGGTGGCTGGAAGTTACGAGCAGATTCTTTTTGGTTATCAGGCGCAGAAAGGCGAAAAG GAATGGACGCTGAAAGCCGAATTCACTCACCATGCTCACACAGCGTCCTTGTCTGCTGTGGCCGCTAACGAGCGGTACATTGCGACTGGCAGCAAGGACGAAACCATCCAGCTCTATGAcatgaaaaataaaagagaACACGGAGTCCTGCTCCATCACAATG GTACAATTTCATGCCTCGAGTTTTACGGCACATCTCACCTTCTGAGTGGAGCAGAGGATGgattgctgtgtgtgtggagcaccAGGAAGTGGGAGTGTCTGAAATCCATCAAAGCTCATCG GGGTCAAGTGTCATTtgtgtctgtccatccatctggaAAACTCGCTCTATCCGTGGGAACTGACAAGACTCTCAG AACTTGGAATCTCATTGATGGGAGGTCAGCCTTCATCAAAAATATTAAACAAA gtGCTCATATTGTCATGTGGTCTCCTGCTGGAGATAAATATGTTGTGGTTGTAAATAACAAAATGGACATTTACAAGCTGGAGACGGCCTCAGTGATGGACACCTTCTCCTGTCCAAAGAGGATCTCATCCATTACATTTCTGAGT AATTCAGTCCTTGCAGTCGCTGGAGATGATGAAGTAGTGAGACTTTTCGATACTGATTCCAAGAAGTGTGTCTGTGAGTTCATCGCCCACGAGAACAG AGTAAAATCACTGGACAGTTGTACAGTGGGCGATCTCTGTGTCCTTGTCTCAGCATCAAATGATGGATTCATCAAATTGTGGAACGTCAATCTTGAAAAG GTGATGGAGGTTCCAGCTTTGCTGGGGAAGGTGAACACCACCGCCAGGCTGACCTGCTTGTCAGTGTGGCAACCAGGCCCACAGGGGGAATGCACTGCAGAGCAGGACGTCACCTCCCAAG CATCCACGACTGCAACTGAACCGAaaaggagaaagaaagaaatagttttcaCAGAGGAAGTGGTCATCGAAGAGCCCAGTTGTACAAAAAGAGTAAAAACACGGGGTggtgaaaagaaaaagaaacaaaaaaactaa
- the pak1ip1 gene encoding p21-activated protein kinase-interacting protein 1-like isoform X2 yields MESGLELVAGSYEQILFGYQAQKGEKEWTLKAEFTHHAHTASLSAVAANERYIATGSKDETIQLYDMKNKREHGVLLHHNAGTISCLEFYGTSHLLSGAEDGLLCVWSTRKWECLKSIKAHRGQVSFVSVHPSGKLALSVGTDKTLRTWNLIDGRSAFIKNIKQSAHIVMWSPAGDKYVVVVNNKMDIYKLETASVMDTFSCPKRISSITFLSNSVLAVAGDDEVVRLFDTDSKKCVCEFIAHENRVKSLDSCTVGDLCVLVSASNDGFIKLWNVNLEKVMEVPALLGKVNTTARLTCLSVWQPGPQGECTAEQDVTSQASTTATEPKRRKKEIVFTEEVVIEEPSCTKRVKTRGGEKKKKQKN; encoded by the exons ATGGAGTCCGGGCTGGAGCTGGTGGCTGGAAGTTACGAGCAGATTCTTTTTGGTTATCAGGCGCAGAAAGGCGAAAAG GAATGGACGCTGAAAGCCGAATTCACTCACCATGCTCACACAGCGTCCTTGTCTGCTGTGGCCGCTAACGAGCGGTACATTGCGACTGGCAGCAAGGACGAAACCATCCAGCTCTATGAcatgaaaaataaaagagaACACGGAGTCCTGCTCCATCACAATG CAGGTACAATTTCATGCCTCGAGTTTTACGGCACATCTCACCTTCTGAGTGGAGCAGAGGATGgattgctgtgtgtgtggagcaccAGGAAGTGGGAGTGTCTGAAATCCATCAAAGCTCATCG GGGTCAAGTGTCATTtgtgtctgtccatccatctggaAAACTCGCTCTATCCGTGGGAACTGACAAGACTCTCAG AACTTGGAATCTCATTGATGGGAGGTCAGCCTTCATCAAAAATATTAAACAAA gtGCTCATATTGTCATGTGGTCTCCTGCTGGAGATAAATATGTTGTGGTTGTAAATAACAAAATGGACATTTACAAGCTGGAGACGGCCTCAGTGATGGACACCTTCTCCTGTCCAAAGAGGATCTCATCCATTACATTTCTGAGT AATTCAGTCCTTGCAGTCGCTGGAGATGATGAAGTAGTGAGACTTTTCGATACTGATTCCAAGAAGTGTGTCTGTGAGTTCATCGCCCACGAGAACAG AGTAAAATCACTGGACAGTTGTACAGTGGGCGATCTCTGTGTCCTTGTCTCAGCATCAAATGATGGATTCATCAAATTGTGGAACGTCAATCTTGAAAAG GTGATGGAGGTTCCAGCTTTGCTGGGGAAGGTGAACACCACCGCCAGGCTGACCTGCTTGTCAGTGTGGCAACCAGGCCCACAGGGGGAATGCACTGCAGAGCAGGACGTCACCTCCCAAG CATCCACGACTGCAACTGAACCGAaaaggagaaagaaagaaatagttttcaCAGAGGAAGTGGTCATCGAAGAGCCCAGTTGTACAAAAAGAGTAAAAACACGGGGTggtgaaaagaaaaagaaacaaaaaaactaa